One window from the genome of Saccharomyces mikatae IFO 1815 strain IFO1815 genome assembly, chromosome: 2 encodes:
- the SLA1 gene encoding cytoskeletal protein-binding protein SLA1 (similar to Saccharomyces cerevisiae SLA1 (YBL007C); ancestral locus Anc_4.108) has product MTVFLGIYRAIYAYEPQTPEELAIQEDDLLYLLQKSDIDDWWTVKKRVIGSDSEEPVGLVPSTYIEEAPVLKKVRAIYDYGQVQNADEELTFHENDTFDVFDDNDADWLLVKSTVSNEFGFIPGNYVEPADGSAPKQERSPAAADVSAATPTTAPAAALPTSFLPPPQHNDRARMLQDKEDRVLDEDDEGPPPAMPARPTATIGTTEATAMAAPSHRRPSYSDNDNNDEEDDYYYNNNNSVGNHEYNTEYHSWNVTEIEGRKKKKAKLSIGNNKINFIPQKGTPHEWSIDKLVSYDNEKKHMFLEFVDPYRSLELHTGNTTTCEEIMNIIGEYKGASRDPGLKEVEMASKSKKRGVVQYDFMAESQDELTIKSGDKVYILDDKKSKDWWMCQLIDSGKSGLVPAQFIEPVHDKKHTESTASGIIKSIKKNFTKSPSRSRSRSRSKSNANNNWKEDESQNDVPTTVIGKRSRKSSLSSHKKNSSAAKDFPNPKKSRLWVDRSGTFKVDAEFIGCSKGKIHLHKANGVKIAVAADKLSNEDLVYVEKITGFSLEKFKTNDGSSSHGSDSRDSERERRRRLKEQEEKERDRRLKERELYELKKARELLDEERSRLQEKELPPIKPPRPNSSASVSNTTPTSIAENGNNNSNKYDWFEFFLNCGVDVSNCQRYTINFDREQITEDMMSDINSSMLRTLGLREGDIVRVMKHLDKKFGRENNTTIPSNATGNMFSQPDGSLNAAAVPETSLPQQLLPQTTSPAQIAPPASAEMDDAWTVKPASKSESNLLSKKSEFTGSMQDLLDLQPLEPKKTSTTTPEPNLKDLEPVKTGGTTAVSAPVPPAPAPLDPFKTGGNNILPLTTGFVMMPMITGGAMLPMQRTGGFVVPQTTFGMQSQATGGILPVQKTGNGLIPIANTGGAMMPQTTFGTTPTVLPLQKTGGGLIPIATGGAQFPQTSFNIQAQQQLPTGSVLPVQKTANGLISANTGVSMPPLQRTGGAMFAQPQITGGAVIPQTSFGVSQQLTGGAMMAQPQNTGGVMMPQTSFNALTQTTGGAMMPLQRTGGALNTFNTGGAMIPQTSFNTQPQNTGGFRPQSQFGITLQKTGGITPLNQNQFTGGAMNTFNTGSVLQQQPQMMNTFNTGGVMQQPQMMNTFTTGGAMQQPQMMNTFNTGGVMQQPQVMNTFATGGAMQQPQMMNSFNTGGAMQQPQQQALQNQPTGFGFGNGPQQSRQANIFNATASNPFGF; this is encoded by the coding sequence ATGACCGTGTTTCTGGGCATCTATAGGGCCATCTATGCCTATGAACCGCAGACACCAGAAGAACTGGCCATCCAGGAAGATGATCTGTTGTACCTATTACAAAAATCAGATATTGATGATTGGTGGACAGTGAAGAAAAGGGTAATTGGCTCCGATAGCGAAGAACCAGTGGGTCTAGTACCTTCCACTTATATTGAAGAGGCTCCCGTTTTGAAGAAGGTAAGAGCCATTTATGACTATGGACAGGTGCAAAACgctgatgaagaattaaCGTTTCATGAAAATGACACTTTTGATgtatttgatgataatgatgcGGATTGGTTGTTGGTTAAATCTACCGTCTCCAATGAATTCGGCTTTATTCCAGGAAACTACGTTGAGCCAGCGGACGGATCCGCTCCTAAACAGGAACGGTCACCAGCCGCCGCCGATGTATCAGCTGCTACGCCAACTACTGCGCCAGCTGCTGCACTCCCTACCAGCTTTTTACCACCTCCTCAACATAATGATAGGGCTCGCATGCTTCAAGACAAAGAAGACCGAGTTctagatgaagatgatgaggGTCCTCCTCCTGCCATGCCTGCAAGACCAACCGCTACTATTGGAACTACCGAGGCCACGGCTATGGCGGCTCCATCTCACAGAAGACCATCATATAGCGATAACGACAATAACGACGAAGAGGATGATTACTAttacaacaacaacaacagcgTTGGAAACCACGAATACAACACAGAGTACCATTCTTGGAATGTTACTGAAATCGAAGGtaggaagaagaaaaaagccaAGCTATCAATCGgtaacaataaaataaacTTTATACCCCAGAAAGGAACCCCTCATGAATGGtcaattgataaattgGTCTCATACGATAATGAGAAGAAACACATGTTTTTAGAATTCGTTGACCCTTATAGAAGTCTTGAATTGCACACCGGCAACACCACCACGTGTGAAGAGATCATGAACATTATTGGTGAGTATAAAGGTGCTTCTCGTGATCCCGGCTTGAAAGAAGTTGAAATGGCTTCCAAATCTAAGAAAAGAGGTGTCGTGCAATACGACTTTATGGCCGAGTCACAGGACGAATTAACCATAAAATCAGGCGACAAAGTTTACATTCTAGACGATAAAAAATCCAAGGACTGGTGGATGTGCCAGCTGATTGATTCTGGCAAAAGTGGCCTCGTTCCTGCACAGTTTATTGAACCTGTTCATGATAAGAAACATACCGAATCCACGGCAAGCGGTATAATCAAATccatcaagaaaaatttcaccaaATCTCCCTCCAGGTCGAGATCTCGATCGAGGTCAAAATCCAATGCTAACAACAATTGGAAAGAGGATGAATCTCAAAACGATGTTCCTACTACTGTTATCGGTAAAAGGTCAAGGAAAAGTTCATTGTCCTCACACAAGAAAAACTCATCGGCGGCAAAAGATTTCCCTAATCCAAAAAAATCGCGTTTATGGGTTGATAGAAGTGGTACTTTTAAAGTGGATGCTGAATTTATTGGGTGTTCTAAGGGCAAGATCCATTTACACAAAGCTAATGGTGTCAAGATTGCTGTCGCTGCTGATAAGTTATCTAACGAGGATCTGGTCTACGTGGAGAAAATTACAGGCTTTTCCTTAGAAAAGTTTAAAACCAATGATGGCTCTTCCTCTCATGGCAGTGATTCAAGAGACtctgaaagagaaagaagaaggaggTTAAAGgagcaagaagaaaaggaacgTGATAGAAGGTTGAAAGAACGTGAATTATatgaattgaagaaagctAGAGAACTATTGGATGAAGAAAGATCAAGGTTgcaagaaaaggaattaCCTCCAATAAAACCACCAAGACCAAACTCTTCTGCCTCTGTTTCAAATACGACCCCTACGTCAATCGCAGAAAACGgtaacaacaacagtaaCAAATATGACTGGTtcgaatttttcttgaattgcGGTGTGGATGTTAGCAATTGTCAAAGGTATACTATCAATTTCGATAGGGAGCAAATCACCGAAGATATGATGTCTGACATAAATAGCTCCATGTTAAGGACCTTAGGTTTGCGTGAAGGTGATATTGTTAGAGTGATGAAACATCTTGATAAGAAATTTGGAAGAGAGAATAACACAACCATTCCATCAAATGCTACTGGAAATATGTTTTCCCAGCCTGATGGTTCATTGAACGCTGCTGCGGTCCCTGAAACCTCATTGCCTCAGCAATTGTTACCACAGACAACAAGCCCTGCTCAAATAGCTCCTCCTGCATCAGCAGAGATGGATGATGCTTGGACTGTCAAGCCGGCTTCTAAGTCTGAATCTAACTTACTCTCCAAGAAATCTGAATTTACTGGTTCCATGCAAGATTTATTGGACTTACAGCCCCTTGAACCTAAAAAGACCTCAACCACAACACCTGAACCAAACTTGAAGGACTTGGAACCTGTGAAAACTGGTGGCACTACCGCTGTCTCGGCTCCAGTTCCACCTGCTCCCGCCCCATTAGATCCATTTAAGACTGGTGGCAACAATATCTTGCCGTTAACTACTGGTTTTGTGATGATGCCAATGATTACTGGGGGTGCCATGCTACCAATGCAAAGAACTGGTGGCTTTGTCGTGCCACAAACAACTTTCGGTATGCAATCACAAGCTACTGGTGGTATCTTACCTGTTCAGAAGACGGGTAACGGGCTAATTCCAATCGCTAACACTGGCGGCGCTATGATGCCACAAACTACATTCGGCACAACTCCTACTGTTTTGCCTTTGCAGAAAACGGGAGGTGGCCTAATACCAATCGCTACGGGAGGCGCACAATTTCCACAAACTTCATTCAATATTCAAGCGCAGCAACAACTTCCAACAGGTTCAGTGCTGCCTGTCCAAAAAACCGCCAATGGATTAATCTCAGCCAATACTGGTGTCTCAATGCCACCTTTACAAAGGACTGGTGGCGCCATGTTTGCACAGCCTCAAATTACTGGTGGTGCTGTGATACCACAAACGTCATTTGGCGTTTCGCAACAACTAACAGGTGGTGCAATGATGGCCCAACCCCAAAATACTGGTGGTGTCATGATGCCCCAAACATCTTTCAATGCTCTAACCCAAACTACCGGAGGAGCAATGATGCCTTTACAAAGGACTGGCGGTGCATTGAATACATTTAACACAGGTGGTGCTATGATCCCTCAGACTTCGTTTAACACTCAGCCTCAAAATACTGGGGGATTCCGGCCACAGTCCCAATTTGGTATAACTTTACAGAAAACAGGAGGTATTACACCATTAAACCAGAATCAGTTCACTGGTGGAGCCATGAATACTTTCAATACGGGGAGTGTTCTTCAACAACAGCCACAGATGATGAATACTTTCAATACTGGCGGTGTTATGCAACAACCACAGATGATGAATACTTTCACTACCGGTGGCGCCATGCAACAACCACAGATGATGAATACTTTCAATACTGGCGGTGTTATGCAACAACCACAAGTGATGAATACTTTTGCTACCGGCGGCGCCATGCAACAACCACAGATGATGAATTCTTTCAATACCGGAGGCGCTATGCAGCAACCACAACAACAAGCATTACAGAACCAACCTACTGGATTTGGGTTTGGTAATGGCCCTCAACAATCAAGACAAGCTAATATATTTAATGCTACTGCATCAAATCCTTTTGGATTCTAG
- the LDB7 gene encoding Ldb7p (similar to Saccharomyces cerevisiae LDB7 (YBL006C); ancestral locus Anc_4.111) → MSGNNMGYYEVIAGLSALEKSPQVVFSAAELQQLTQQSADTNKNTKGSENSKMRISRPKRVAVHGYLGGKVSLADAAQVEYEVGHSLLGSYVPRQQLEALSSVDFAHHFHRTLECKTALETHDVFLAGAGQLSLPFQSHIESPREDELKRKRKVLICKRCQSRFIGTHRRSQLREHACVDQAI, encoded by the coding sequence ATGAGTGGAAACAATATGGGATATTATGAGGTGATTGCAGGGTTATCAGCACTAGAAAAGTCGCCGCAGGTAGTATTCAGTGCAGCAGAGCTGCAGCAGCTCACGCAGCAATCTGCAGACACCAATAAAAACACTAAGGGCAGTGAGAACAGTAAAATGAGGATATCCAGGCCCAAAAGAGTAGCCGTACATGGTTATCTAGGCGGCAAAGTGTCACTCGCCGATGCGGCGCAAGTAGAGTATGAGGTTGGACACTCGCTGCTGGGTAGCTATGTGCCACGCCAGCAGCTGGAGGCTCTCTCCAGTGTGGACTTTGCCCACCATTTCCACCGTACATTAGAATGCAAGACTGCGCTAGAGACGCACGACGTCTTTCTTGCCGGCGCAGGCCAATTGTCGCTACCTTTCCAATCGCATATAGAGAGTCCCAGAGAGGACGAactgaaaaggaaaagaaaagtgtTGATATGCAAACGGTGCCAATCACGATTTATAGGCACTCATAGACGGTCTCAACTTAGAGAACATGCGTGCGTAGATCAAGCCATCTAG